The Klebsiella africana sequence GCCAACCGATATTCATGGCTGCTATCGGAAGTACACCATTTGAACGCGGAGACGAAGCTGAAGGATTTTTGATAGTGACAGCTGCTGCTGACCAAGGGCTGGTCGATATTCATGACCGTCGGCCGCTGGTTCTGGCGCCTGAAGCCGCCCGGGAATGGATGAGGCAGGATATTCGAGGAAACGAGGTGAATGAGATAATTGCAGATGGTGCTGTACCTGCAGATCATTTCACATGGCACCCCGTTTCCCGAGCGGTGGGCAACGTTAAGAATCAGGGGGCGGAATTGATTGAGGCTATTTAAATCCTATAACGTGATAATAGCCGCACTATGCTAAAAGCCGACATTGCTGACATCATAATGTATTAATCAATAAGGAGCAGACCATGGTGTTCTTATTGTCTTTTGCATCGGGAATTTCCTCAATGCGCATAAGTTAAGGAAGTTGCTCAGGCTCCGAAGGCATCATTAGGGCTGGTTGATAAAAAAATTGTGAGCTACTTTCCTCGATAATTAACTCAACGTAATAAAAAAACCGCCGGCGCGGGTTTAAATAAGAAGTCATCTATTATTACGTTAGGATAGGTAAGATAACGTATCGGTCCCGATTAGCTCCCCTTGAAACCAGGCTTGCCATTCTTGGCCCGCCATTCTTTCACTTCCTTAACAACCCCTTGCGGACTATCCTCTCGACCCTTTGGAGGATAGAAAATCACATCAGAACCATCAGGGTGTTCAGAGAT is a genomic window containing:
- a CDS encoding bacteriocin immunity protein: MMNNKKSISDYTEAEFLALVVKIFNPDNTTEDEDIQNVLEFESISEHPDGSDVIFYPPKGREDSPQGVVKEVKEWRAKNGKPGFKGS